The following is a genomic window from Marinobacter sp. NP-4(2019).
CGGGTCCAGTTCAATGATCCGGCTTTCCAGCCTGTGCTCCTCGGAATACTCGGGTGGTCGTTGGCCGGGCGGGTTGGTCAGCTCATCATTACGCCAGACAAACTCGAAAGCGGTGTCGACTTTCATTTCCATTTTGCCTGCCGCCAGCCACTGGCTGCGAAGCTCGCTGTCGGTGAGATACGACCAGACACGCTCAATAGGGCCGGGAAGCAGGCGCTGAATTTTTAGCGTGGTTGGTTCGGTCAGTACGCCATAATCACCGGGGTTTTGATAATCCGTCATGAGTCCTCTCCTTGTCGGGTGTGGTGTCAGCTGCCTCCTCCTGGTGAAGCAGTTGTTCCAGTACATCCAGGCGATCGTTCCAGAAGCCCTGGTAGAAATTCAGCCATTGGTGTGCGCTGGCCAACGGCCCGGGTTCCAAGTGGCAGACGTGGGTGCGGCCACGCACTTCCCGGCGGATCAGCCCAGCGTTTTCCAGCACCTTGATGTGCTTCGAGGCAGCCGCCAGCGACATCTCGAAGGGCTCCGCAAGCTGGCTGACCGAGCGCTCTCCGCCAGACAGCTCATATAAAATCCGTCGACGGGTGGTGTCACCAAGGGCGTGGAAAATAGCATTTAGTTGTTGCGCATTTAATTCAACCATATGGTTGAATATAGGGGTGCTGTTTATGAAAGTCAACCATTAGGTTGAATATTTTGATTCGATTTTGAGGCGGAGATGAGACTTCACTGGCCTGCCCGTTGGTCAGTAGCGGGCCCGGTCATTGCTCTCCGAGGCAGCAGTGGGCACCAATGCCTTTACCAACTCTTTCATATCGAGAATGCCCACTTGCTTCTCGTCACGCATTACCCGATAGATCCGCGCGGTGTCGCCTTCGGACCTGGCAATCACTGATTCCAGGTTATCCCGTTCGGAAATGTCGCCGGCGCAGTCTCTCGGGGCTTCGGTTGTTTTCTCCATGACCGAACGAACCCTGAGCACCCGGGCACGATTAATGTCGCTGATAAAGTCGATAATATAAGGATCGTTAGGGTGCATCAGAATATCCTGGGGCTCGCCCTGCTGGACGACGTAGCCGTCCTTGAGAATCACCAGATGGTCTGCGAGTTTAAGGGCTTCATCCAGATCGTGGGTGATAAAAACAATCGTCTTTTCCAGTTCACCCTGCAACTCCAGTAGCAGGTCCTGCATGTCGGAGCGGATCAACGGGTCCAGGGCGGAGAACGCTTCGTCCATCAGCATGATTGGTGAATTCGACGCCAGGGCACGGGCGATGCCCACACGTTGCTGCATGCCCCCGGACAACTGGTGCGGGTACTGGTTCTCGTTGCCTTCCAGGCCCACACGGGTGAGCCACTTTTTGGCCTCCGCCTCAAAATCCTGCACGGAGTAGCCGCGAACCAGAAGGGCCATGCCGGCATTCTCCAGCACAGTCTTGTGGGGAAGCAGGGCAAACTTCTGGAACACCATCGACATCCGTTCCCGTCGGAGCTTACGCAGCTTGTTTTCATCGAACTGCAGCACGTCTTCGCCGTCGATCTCGATTTCTCCAGCGGTTGGTTCGATCAGCCGGTTGAGATGGCGAATCAGGGTGGATTTTCCGGAACCGGACAAGCCCATAATGACGGTAATCTCACCCTCGTGGATATCGACATTGATATCCTGGAGGCCAAGCACATGATTGTGCTTTTCCAGCAGTTCGGCCTTTCCCATGCCTCGGCGAACATGGGCCAGAGCGATATCGGGCGTGGGACCGAAAATTTTGTACAGGTTCCGGATGGAAATTTTGATATCCCGATCCACAATTCGCTCCCTTACTGTTTCTGTGCAGCGTTAATGCGTGCCAGCGATGCCTTGGTCACCCGATCAAGGATCACTGCCAGTATCACGATACCGAGGCCTGCCACAAGCCCGACACCAAGCTCGAGGTTGCGGATGCCCTGCAGTACCAGTAC
Proteins encoded in this region:
- a CDS encoding SRPBCC family protein, coding for MTDYQNPGDYGVLTEPTTLKIQRLLPGPIERVWSYLTDSELRSQWLAAGKMEMKVDTAFEFVWRNDELTNPPGQRPPEYSEEHRLESRIIELDPPRKLAIAWGSTGGVSFDLEPMGNQVMLTVTHHRIPDQSTLLSVSSGWHAHLDILVARLEGSDPEPFWDSIARLKEEYGRRLSA
- a CDS encoding ArsR/SmtB family transcription factor gives rise to the protein MVELNAQQLNAIFHALGDTTRRRILYELSGGERSVSQLAEPFEMSLAAASKHIKVLENAGLIRREVRGRTHVCHLEPGPLASAHQWLNFYQGFWNDRLDVLEQLLHQEEAADTTPDKERTHDGLSKPR
- a CDS encoding quaternary amine ABC transporter ATP-binding protein, translated to MDRDIKISIRNLYKIFGPTPDIALAHVRRGMGKAELLEKHNHVLGLQDINVDIHEGEITVIMGLSGSGKSTLIRHLNRLIEPTAGEIEIDGEDVLQFDENKLRKLRRERMSMVFQKFALLPHKTVLENAGMALLVRGYSVQDFEAEAKKWLTRVGLEGNENQYPHQLSGGMQQRVGIARALASNSPIMLMDEAFSALDPLIRSDMQDLLLELQGELEKTIVFITHDLDEALKLADHLVILKDGYVVQQGEPQDILMHPNDPYIIDFISDINRARVLRVRSVMEKTTEAPRDCAGDISERDNLESVIARSEGDTARIYRVMRDEKQVGILDMKELVKALVPTAASESNDRARY